One window of the Microplitis demolitor isolate Queensland-Clemson2020A chromosome 10, iyMicDemo2.1a, whole genome shotgun sequence genome contains the following:
- the LOC128668762 gene encoding uncharacterized protein LOC128668762 has translation MEDSNATSTPASPNTNLGGTKDTGGQPPKKYPYKKLVGSLMYLAVCTRPDIAHTVSVLAQFNDKPNDHHWGAAKRLLRYLKGTADYSLKYSKPLGKLIGYADASWANDTKDRRSYTGYTFLLGGAAVSWQSKKQKTVALSTAEAEYMALTEAAKESIHLNRFMEELGMDQSISGEIFCDNRSAKMLAENPAFHSRTKHIDIRYHFIREKVREGLIKVESISTDDMVADIFTKALPAIKHVKHCENLGLL, from the coding sequence atgGAAGACAGTAATGCAACAAGTACTCCAGCAAGTCCAAACACAAATTTAGGAGGGACAAAAGACACAGGAGGGCAACCACCGAAAAAGTATCCTTATAAGAAACTAGTGGGATCGCTAATGTACCTGGCGGTGTGTACTAGACCCGATATTGCACACACAGTCAGCGTATTGGCACAATTCAATGACAAGCCAAATGATCATCACTGGGGAGCAGCAAAAAGGCTCCTAAGATACTTAAAAGGCACTGCAGACTATTCATTGAAGTACAGCAAACCGTTAGGAAAGCTAATCGGATACGCAGATGCAAGCTGGGCAAATGACACCAAGGACAGACGATCATACACAGGATACACATTCCTATTAGGAGGAGCAGCAGTCAGCTGGCAATCCAAGAAACAAAAAACGGTCGCACTGTCAACTGCCGAGGCAGAATACATGGCACTGACAGAAGCTGCAAAGGAATCAATTCATCTCAACAGGTTCATGGAAGAACTAGGCATGGATCAATCAATAAGTGGGGAAATATTCTGCGACAACAGGAGTGCAAAAATGTTGGCAGAAAACCCAGCATTCCATTCAAGGACGAAGCACATCGATATTCGGTATCATTTCATACGTGAAAAGGTGCGAGAAGGGCTCATCAAGGTGGAGTCAATATCAACAGATGATATGGTAGCAGACATATTCACAAAAGCACTGCCTGCTATAAAACATGTGAAACACTGCGAGAATTTGGGGCTGTTATAA
- the LOC106693484 gene encoding uncharacterized protein LOC106693484, with the protein MRTARAKLVSKNQEKKGERYLTSLFKLWESETDTMNRINKYDKPAMTMVSHKSRFRKTQADLEIRRKATKQQDVKGKWNQLVERAYPNYSSIYTDGSKTKNEVAAVAICLEKELDVSVAMNKEVTIFSAEIHAIKMAIRMTAREKINSVLICTDSQSTQKGLERPGSPKDSIGMMEIRQSLMEAKDMGINIVMVWTPAHKEIEGNEEAEKLAKQTANEDNPQHRLEGLEAEYYNERFKANLYQEAYEDMIKYPKGKEYFKHIKKFNSKPWFHGLGFTRDQITVLNKLRSGHNQVKVHLHRMQIVEDANCECGKHPQTLEHVIWECELVDKNDRIKLCGPITGLLIFTNSDLPFT; encoded by the exons ATGAGGACAGCGCGAGCAAAACTCGTCAGTAAAAATCAAGAGAAAAAGGGGGAAAGATACCTCACATCACTCTTCAAACTGTGGGAATCGGAAACCGACACTATGAatagaatcaataaatatgacaAACCAGCAATGACAATGGTCAGCCATAAAAGTAGGTTCAGAAAAACACAAGCAGACCTTGAGATCAGAAGAAAAGCTACAAAGCAACAGGACGTGAAAGGGAAGTGGAATCAACTGGTGGAACGGGCATACCCGAACTACAGTTCAATATACACGGATGggtcaaaaactaaaaacgaaGTAGCAGCAGTGGCAATCTGTCTGGAAAAAGAATTGGATGTGAGTGTGGCTATGAACAAGGAAGTTACAATATTCTCAGCTGAAATTCATGCCATCAAAATGGCGATCAGAATGACGGccagagaaaaaattaatagcgtGTTGATATGTACAGATTCCCAATCCACCCAGAAGGGGCTGGAGAGACCAGGTAGCCCCAAAGATTCCATCGGCATGATGGAAATCAGGCAAAGCTTAATGGAAGCTAAAGACATGGGAATAAATATAGTCATGGTATGGACACCGGCACACAAGGAAATTGAAGGCAACGAGGAGGCAGAAAAACTGGCGAAGCAAACTGCTAATGAAGATAACCCACAACACAGATTAGAAGGCTTGGAAGCAGAGTACTACAATGAAAGATTCAAGGCAAATCTATACCAGGAGGCATACGAGGACATGATCAAATACCCCAAGGGAAAGGAGTATTTCAAGcatattaaaaagtttaacagtAAACCGTGGTTCCATGGACTTGGGTTCACTAGAGATCAAATAACAGTTTTAAACAAACTTAGGAGTGGACATAACCAGGTCAAAGTCCACCTGCATAGAATGCAGATTGTGGAGGATGCGAACTGTGAATGCGGGAAGCATCCCCAAACTCTAGAACACGTTATTTGGGAATGTGAACTGGTTGATAAGAATGACagaataaa ATTGTGCGGTCCAATCACTGGTCTTCTCATCTTCACCAACAGTGACTTACCCTTtacataa